The following coding sequences are from one Gossypium raimondii isolate GPD5lz chromosome 4, ASM2569854v1, whole genome shotgun sequence window:
- the LOC105780779 gene encoding insulin-degrading enzyme-like 1, peroxisomal isoform X3 — protein sequence MAVGREDVEILKPRIDKREYRRIVLRNSLQVLLISDLDTDKCAASMNVGVGSFCDPDGLEGLAHFLGSTNAFTASEMTNYFFDVNTDCFEEALDRFAQFLIKPLMSADATMREIKAVDSENQKNLLSDAWRMNQFVNLGHSTWRLS from the exons ATGGCGGTCGGGAGAGAAGATGTGGAGATTTTAAAGCCCAGAATTGACAAAAGAGAGTATCGGAGGATCGTCCTTAGAAATTCCCTTCAAGTTCTTCTTATCAGCGATCTCGATACCGACaag TGTGCTGCTTCTATGAATGTGGGTGTTGGTTCCTTTTGTGACCCTGACGGCCTTGAAGGCCTTGCCCATTTTCTTG GCAGCACAAACGCCTTCACAGCTTCTGAGATGACCAACTATTTTTTTGATGTCAACACCGATTGCTTTGAAGAGGCTTTGGACCG GTTCGCACAGTTCTTAATCAAACCATTGATGTCAGCTGATGCTACCATGAGGGAAATTAAAGCTGTCGATTCTG AGAACCAGAAAAATTTACTGTCTGATGCATGGAGAATGAACCag TTTGTGAACCTGGGACACAGCACATGGAGGCTCTCTTGA
- the LOC105780779 gene encoding insulin-degrading enzyme-like 1, peroxisomal isoform X4, producing the protein MAVGREDVEILKPRIDKREYRRIVLRNSLQVLLISDLDTDKCAASMNVGVGSFCDPDGLEGLAHFLGSTNAFTASEMTNYFFDVNTDCFEEALDRFAQFLIKPLMSADATMREIKAVDSENQKNLLSDAWRMNQL; encoded by the exons ATGGCGGTCGGGAGAGAAGATGTGGAGATTTTAAAGCCCAGAATTGACAAAAGAGAGTATCGGAGGATCGTCCTTAGAAATTCCCTTCAAGTTCTTCTTATCAGCGATCTCGATACCGACaag TGTGCTGCTTCTATGAATGTGGGTGTTGGTTCCTTTTGTGACCCTGACGGCCTTGAAGGCCTTGCCCATTTTCTTG GCAGCACAAACGCCTTCACAGCTTCTGAGATGACCAACTATTTTTTTGATGTCAACACCGATTGCTTTGAAGAGGCTTTGGACCG GTTCGCACAGTTCTTAATCAAACCATTGATGTCAGCTGATGCTACCATGAGGGAAATTAAAGCTGTCGATTCTG AGAACCAGAAAAATTTACTGTCTGATGCATGGAGAATGAACCag CTTTAG
- the LOC105780779 gene encoding insulin-degrading enzyme-like 1, peroxisomal isoform X1, translating into MAVGREDVEILKPRIDKREYRRIVLRNSLQVLLISDLDTDKCAASMNVGVGSFCDPDGLEGLAHFLGSTNAFTASEMTNYFFDVNTDCFEEALDRFAQFLIKPLMSADATMREIKAVDSENQKNLLSDAWRMNQVLFLFFLNHPLSSGRL; encoded by the exons ATGGCGGTCGGGAGAGAAGATGTGGAGATTTTAAAGCCCAGAATTGACAAAAGAGAGTATCGGAGGATCGTCCTTAGAAATTCCCTTCAAGTTCTTCTTATCAGCGATCTCGATACCGACaag TGTGCTGCTTCTATGAATGTGGGTGTTGGTTCCTTTTGTGACCCTGACGGCCTTGAAGGCCTTGCCCATTTTCTTG GCAGCACAAACGCCTTCACAGCTTCTGAGATGACCAACTATTTTTTTGATGTCAACACCGATTGCTTTGAAGAGGCTTTGGACCG GTTCGCACAGTTCTTAATCAAACCATTGATGTCAGCTGATGCTACCATGAGGGAAATTAAAGCTGTCGATTCTG AGAACCAGAAAAATTTACTGTCTGATGCATGGAGAATGAACCaggtattatttttgttttttttgaatCACCCTTTGTCTTCTGGAAGATTGTAA
- the LOC105780779 gene encoding insulin-degrading enzyme-like 1, peroxisomal isoform X2: MAVGREDVEILKPRIDKREYRRIVLRNSLQVLLISDLDTDKCAASMNVGVGSFCDPDGLEGLAHFLGSTNAFTASEMTNYFFDVNTDCFEEALDRFAQFLIKPLMSADATMREIKAVDSENQKNLLSDAWRMNQRNKSLTNMIDSSKW; this comes from the exons ATGGCGGTCGGGAGAGAAGATGTGGAGATTTTAAAGCCCAGAATTGACAAAAGAGAGTATCGGAGGATCGTCCTTAGAAATTCCCTTCAAGTTCTTCTTATCAGCGATCTCGATACCGACaag TGTGCTGCTTCTATGAATGTGGGTGTTGGTTCCTTTTGTGACCCTGACGGCCTTGAAGGCCTTGCCCATTTTCTTG GCAGCACAAACGCCTTCACAGCTTCTGAGATGACCAACTATTTTTTTGATGTCAACACCGATTGCTTTGAAGAGGCTTTGGACCG GTTCGCACAGTTCTTAATCAAACCATTGATGTCAGCTGATGCTACCATGAGGGAAATTAAAGCTGTCGATTCTG AGAACCAGAAAAATTTACTGTCTGATGCATGGAGAATGAACCag AGAAACAAGTCACTTACTAACATGATTGATTCCTCAAAGTGGTGA
- the LOC105780779 gene encoding insulin-degrading enzyme-like 1, peroxisomal isoform X5: MWVLVPFVTLTALKALPIFLFFFPDLQHGGSTNAFTASEMTNYFFDVNTDCFEEALDRFAQFLIKPLMSADATMREIKAVDSENQKNLLSDAWRMNQVLFLFFLNHPLSSGRL, translated from the exons ATGTGGGTGTTGGTTCCTTTTGTGACCCTGACGGCCTTGAAGGCCTTGCCCATTTTCTTG TTCTTTTTTCCTGATTTACAACATGGAGGCAGCACAAACGCCTTCACAGCTTCTGAGATGACCAACTATTTTTTTGATGTCAACACCGATTGCTTTGAAGAGGCTTTGGACCG GTTCGCACAGTTCTTAATCAAACCATTGATGTCAGCTGATGCTACCATGAGGGAAATTAAAGCTGTCGATTCTG AGAACCAGAAAAATTTACTGTCTGATGCATGGAGAATGAACCaggtattatttttgttttttttgaatCACCCTTTGTCTTCTGGAAGATTGTAA
- the LOC105780509 gene encoding hydroxyproline O-galactosyltransferase GALT4, whose protein sequence is MKRSKFESLVSPSRLRLLQFLIGVLFLYLLFVSFEIPLVFKADSDGFFTDTLPRPLILESEEDFSYKTAPARPDNDPDRVHNPGSRSPEGNVREFKGVSGLLFNDSSFDNIGSKDELSVLHKTARHAFVVGKKLWDDLQSGVQKSDSEPEPQSQSQNKNQTESCPDSISLSGPEFVNQGRILVLPCGLTLGSHITVVGMPHWAHAENDPKIAVLREGDESVMVTQFMMELQGLKTVDGEDPPRILHFNPRLKGDWSGKPVIEQNTCYRMQWGSALRCEGWKSRADEETVDGEVKCEKWIRDDDNGSEESKTTWWLNRLIGRKKKVTLDWQYPFAEGKLFVLTLRAGLEGYHVNVDGRHITSFPYRTGFVLEDATGLSLKGDLDVHSVFAASLPNSHPSFDPQKHLERLSKWKAPPLPNGNVELFIGILSAGNHFAERMAVRKSWMQHKLIKSSNVVARFFVALSGRKEVNVELKKEADYFGDIVIVPYMDNYDLVVLKTVAISEYGVRTMAAKYIMKCDDDTFVRVDSVIEEAKKYGDKSMYIGNMNYYHKPLRDGKWAVTYEEWPEEDYPPYANGPGYIISSDIAQFIVAEFEKQKLRLFKMEDVSMGMWVEKFNSSKPVEYEHSLKFCQFGCVEDYYTAHYQSPRQMLCMWDKLINVGKPQCCNMR, encoded by the exons ATGAAgcgatcaaaatttgagtcatTAGTGTCTCCGAGTCGGCTCAGGCTGCTTCAGTTCTTGATCGGGGTTTTGTTTCTCTACCTTTTGTTTGTCAGCTTTGAAATCCCGCTGGTTTTTAAAGCCGATTCCGATGGGTTCTTTACTGACACATTGCCCAGGCCTTTGATTCTCGAGAGCGAAGAGGACTTTAGTTATAAAACTGCGCCGGCTCGCCCGGACAACGACCCGGACCGTGTCCATAATCCTGGAAGCCGATCACCGGAGGGGAACGTGCGGGAGTTCAAGGGAGTGTCGGGTCTCCTGTTCAATGACAGCTCTTTTGACAACATCGGTTCTAAAGACGAGTTGTCGGTGCTACACAAAACCGCACGACACGCCTTCGTTGTCGGCAAGAAACTCTGGGACGACCTGCAATCGGGTGTACAGAAATCTGATTCAGAACCTGAACCACAAAGCCAAAgccaaaacaaaaaccaaaccGAATCATGCCCGGATTCAATTTCCTTATCCGGGCCGGAGTTCGTGAACCAGGGGCGGATCTTGGTCCTTCCTTGCGGGTTAACATTAGGATCCCATATTACGGTGGTAGGGATGCCGCATTGGGCGCATGCAGAAAATGACCCGAAAATTGCGGTCTTGAGAGAAGGGGATGAGTCTGTGATGGTCACGCAGTTCATGATGGAACTGCAAGGGTTGAAGACGGTGGACGGCGAGGATCCGCCACGGATTCTTCATTTCAATCCGAGGTTGAAAGGGGATTGGAGCGGGAAGCCCGTGATCGAACAGAATACTTGTTATAGGATGCAGTGGGGATCGGCGCTGAGGTGTGAAGGCTGGAAGTCTAGAGCTGATGAAGAAACAG TTGATGGTGAAGTTAAATGTGAGAAATGGATCCGAGATGATGACAATGGCTCGGAAGAATCGAAGACTACATGGTGGTTGAACAGATTGATAGGGAGGAAGAAGAAGGTGACACTAGATTGGCAGTACCCTTTTGCGGAGGGGAAGTTGTTTGTTCTAACATTAAGGGCTGGATTGGAGGGTTACCATGTCAATGTCGATGGCCGACACATCACCTCATTTCCATATCGAACC GGATTTGTGCTCGAGGATGCTACTGGGTTATCTCTAAAGGGTGACCTTGATGTGCACTCTGTATTTGCTGCTTCCTTGCCAAATTCACACCCGAGCTTTGATCCACAAAAGCATCTTGAGAGATTGAGCAAATGGAAGGCGCCACCGCTTCCCAACGGAAATGTAGAGCTTTTTATAGGCATCCTTTCTGCTGGCAATCATTTTGCTGAGAGGATGGCTGTGAGGAAGTCCTGGATGCAGCATAAGTTAATCAAGTCTTCCAATGTTGTTGCTCGCTTTTTTGTAGCACTG AGTGGAAGAAAGGAAGTAAATGTCGAGCTGAAAAAGGAAGCCGATTATTTTGGTGATATTGTTATAGTTCCCTACATGGATAACTACGACCTAGTTGTTCTGAAGACAGTTGCCATATCTGAATATGGG GTCCGCACAATGGCAGCGAAATATATTATGAAGTGTGATGATGATACATTTGTCCGGGTGGACTCTGTGATTGAGGAAGCAAAGAAGTATGGAGATAAAAGCATGTATATtggaaatatgaattattaccACAAACCCCTCCGTGATGGTAAATGGGCAGTAACATATGAG GAATGGCCAGAAGAAGACTATCCACCCTACGCGAACGGTCCAGGGTACATAATTTCATCCGACATTGCACAGTTTATTGTAGCCGAGTTCGAGAAACAGAAGTTGCGG CTATTCAAGATGGAAGATGTGAGCATGGGAATGTGGGTGGAAAAATTCAACAGCTCGAAACCGGTGGAGTACGAGCACAGCTTGAAATTTTGCCAGTTCGGATGCGTGGAGGATTACTACACTGCCCATTACCAATCTCCAAGACAAATGTTATGCATGTgggataaattaataaatgtaggAAAGCCCCAATGCTGCAACATGAGATGA